In Nocardioides sp. InS609-2, a single genomic region encodes these proteins:
- a CDS encoding P-loop NTPase: protein MPLAVDPEPSKLSELLKSLPPGGNAVDTTDRVVSWLDQRAEEYALVLGPNVPLEEALSLADTMRIQRPMIYVVLVREVVDTEVLTRAMHSGVREVVADGDMAAIGYALDRAQEVSIALRGDAPAGRLGKVLTVFSPKGGVGKTTMSVNLALALAGDGFRKVCLVDMDLAFGDVAITLQLFPTHSVEHLIGSEDSLDFPLVESMLTKHESGLMVLAAPSLPDARDRVTGALVSRLLKVLQEQFDYIVVDSAPTFDEQTLTALDGTDECVIVATLDVPTLKNVRVALDTLDMLSIAVDHRHLLLNRADDQVGLGADKVESILGMEIAAQVPSSIDIAAATNAGLPIVLSSPDHQSSRVVRALATRLTGEVMTSTDDVPSGGSRRFRKRR, encoded by the coding sequence CCACTCGCCGTCGATCCTGAGCCGAGCAAGCTCTCCGAGCTGCTCAAGTCCCTGCCTCCGGGTGGCAACGCCGTGGACACCACCGATCGCGTCGTGTCGTGGCTCGACCAGCGTGCCGAGGAGTACGCCCTCGTACTGGGACCGAACGTGCCCCTGGAAGAGGCCCTCTCCCTCGCCGACACGATGCGCATCCAGCGGCCCATGATCTACGTCGTCCTGGTCCGCGAGGTCGTCGACACCGAGGTGCTCACGCGAGCCATGCACTCGGGCGTCCGCGAAGTCGTCGCCGACGGTGACATGGCCGCCATCGGCTACGCCCTCGATCGCGCCCAGGAGGTGTCCATCGCGCTGCGCGGCGACGCCCCCGCGGGTCGCCTCGGCAAGGTGCTCACGGTGTTCTCGCCCAAGGGCGGTGTCGGCAAGACCACGATGTCGGTCAACCTTGCCCTTGCCCTGGCCGGGGACGGGTTCCGCAAGGTCTGCCTGGTCGACATGGATCTGGCGTTCGGCGATGTCGCCATCACCCTGCAACTCTTCCCGACGCACTCGGTCGAGCACCTGATCGGCAGCGAGGACTCCCTCGACTTCCCGCTCGTCGAGAGCATGCTCACCAAGCACGAGTCCGGGCTGATGGTGCTCGCCGCGCCCAGCCTGCCCGACGCCCGCGACCGGGTGACCGGCGCGCTAGTCAGCCGGCTGCTCAAGGTCCTCCAGGAGCAGTTCGACTACATCGTGGTCGACAGCGCACCTACGTTCGACGAGCAGACCCTGACCGCCCTCGACGGCACCGACGAGTGCGTCATCGTGGCCACTCTCGACGTACCCACGCTCAAGAACGTCCGCGTGGCCCTCGACACGCTCGACATGCTCAGCATCGCCGTCGACCACCGGCACCTGCTGCTCAACCGGGCCGACGACCAGGTCGGCCTCGGCGCCGACAAGGTGGAGTCGATCCTCGGCATGGAGATCGCCGCCCAGGTGCCGTCCTCGATCGACATCGCCGCGGCGACAAACGCCGGCCTGCCGATCGTCCTCTCATCTCCCGACCACCAGTCGTCCC